One stretch of Pontiella desulfatans DNA includes these proteins:
- a CDS encoding InlB B-repeat-containing protein has protein sequence MNRMLKRLRRIELRMKNSEFRMMGLRQLFLGKGQRRLSSSILHSEILILHFVVLLLVANAFAAPEIDRCTAVNVTPSQFDLFVRTTEPAGSWVEVFSDAGGTMDLAGVVGSEESPVFTGDPAQSTNYYRRADMRAIQGGAADKGLALHRISGCDPTTTYYCRVHATNENGSAVWPTNGMLAVTTELENGFVLESRQLLLQLDSTVFAPTADGAVGVLTATGASAPIASFVGDGASGNEIYFDLSSLFASNTHVNMEQSGITGFDVTLYGPADQAELMASFNISFSNMTEVAMANTGFLGSLIILDIRSIAGQSVPPPGLYTNAFGTVVSCSVTNGFHTEGGSQWTLAGWSLAGLESSTGATPMVEVELTNSMVLTWEWNTKYWLEVGAGDYGQVAEPDQWVDAGTVITLTALPDLFYHIDAWTGDVGGTTATDDELEVPMTQPRSIFALFAENTTGNGVPQRWLYDHGFTNAWETAGLLDHDGDGMLTWEEWVAGTSPTNLADVLTVDFETDIGTSTTLVWPSVSNRTYKVWRSVNLQEGFWQVSGSIPATPPANTYRERTAPVGLPTFYRISVER, from the coding sequence ATGAATAGGATGCTAAAGCGGCTTCGCCGCATTGAATTAAGAATGAAGAATTCAGAATTCAGAATGATGGGTCTGCGGCAGCTTTTTCTAGGGAAAGGCCAACGCCGCCTGAGTTCCTCCATTCTACATTCCGAAATCTTAATTCTTCATTTTGTGGTGTTGCTGCTCGTTGCCAACGCATTTGCCGCGCCGGAGATCGACCGGTGCACGGCGGTGAACGTTACACCTTCGCAGTTCGACCTGTTTGTGCGGACAACGGAACCGGCGGGCAGTTGGGTGGAGGTGTTCTCCGATGCCGGCGGAACCATGGATCTGGCCGGTGTGGTTGGCTCCGAGGAGTCGCCGGTGTTCACGGGTGATCCGGCGCAGTCCACGAACTATTACCGCCGCGCGGACATGCGCGCCATTCAGGGCGGAGCCGCGGACAAGGGGTTGGCGTTGCACCGCATCTCCGGTTGCGATCCGACGACCACCTACTATTGCCGCGTGCACGCGACCAACGAAAACGGATCTGCGGTGTGGCCAACCAACGGTATGCTGGCGGTGACCACGGAGCTGGAAAACGGTTTTGTGCTGGAGTCGCGTCAGTTGCTGCTGCAGCTCGATTCCACGGTGTTTGCACCGACGGCCGACGGGGCGGTGGGCGTGCTGACGGCCACGGGGGCCAGCGCGCCGATTGCTTCGTTCGTGGGCGACGGCGCGTCGGGCAACGAGATCTATTTTGACCTGAGCAGCCTGTTTGCCTCGAACACGCATGTGAACATGGAGCAGAGCGGAATCACGGGCTTTGATGTCACCCTCTACGGCCCGGCAGACCAGGCGGAGTTGATGGCTTCGTTCAACATATCCTTTTCCAACATGACCGAGGTGGCGATGGCCAATACGGGCTTTCTGGGTAGCCTGATCATCCTGGACATCCGTTCGATTGCCGGGCAGTCGGTTCCTCCTCCGGGACTCTACACCAATGCCTTCGGAACGGTGGTCAGCTGTTCGGTCACCAACGGCTTCCATACCGAGGGCGGATCGCAATGGACGTTGGCCGGTTGGTCGTTGGCCGGGCTTGAATCTTCGACCGGAGCAACGCCGATGGTTGAGGTTGAGCTGACCAACAGCATGGTGCTGACCTGGGAGTGGAACACGAAGTATTGGCTGGAGGTCGGTGCGGGCGACTATGGCCAGGTAGCCGAGCCCGACCAGTGGGTGGATGCCGGAACCGTCATCACGCTCACGGCGTTGCCGGATTTGTTCTACCACATCGACGCGTGGACGGGCGATGTGGGGGGCACCACGGCGACCGATGACGAACTCGAAGTTCCGATGACCCAACCCCGTTCGATCTTTGCGCTGTTCGCCGAGAACACGACGGGCAACGGTGTGCCGCAGCGCTGGCTCTACGACCATGGTTTCACCAATGCATGGGAGACCGCCGGGCTGCTCGATCACGACGGCGACGGCATGCTGACGTGGGAGGAGTGGGTGGCCGGAACATCACCGACCAACCTTGCCGATGTACTGACCGTGGATTTCGAAACCGACATTGGCACCTCGACCACCCTGGTGTGGCCGAGTGTCTCGAACCGGACGTACAAGGTGTGGCGTTCGGTCAACCTGCAGGAAGGGTTCTGGCAGGTTTCCGGCAGCATACCGGCAACACCGCCGGCCAATACCTATCGGGAACGTACCGCACCGGTGGGACTGCCCACCTTCTATAGGATATCCGTGGAACGATAA
- a CDS encoding S8 family peptidase: MRRWIYSGVFALVGLLAWADAGALHLSDLGRSDLADLGVGLPELRRAKRMNVRSLDGPSRTGEVLVKFHGREQVLAFIVDAGEVGQVVALASSRGDVAFAEPNRKLHRQFVPSDPLLGNQWHHDTIGSADAWNWGTGSAGVKVAIVDVPFNLSHPDLAANTMNGWDVVNDAPVYSGNADHASMAAGLAAGVLDNATGIAGAGNCTLVPVNCAIGSDSDIVYMDAAIRWAADNGIRVVNLSWTGADSPVLNLAAEYHRATTDGVVVMAGVNGSGYLDYTNQPCIVAVSMTDSDDELQSHYGPHIDFCAPGYQVYATTAHGYASGSGTSYAAPLVSGILATLFSISPSLSADDALAILKASAKDLGPTGWDQSFGWGRVDFGAAAWLAAATAGSIPDLGMQQVEGTLSGLKVSGAYQPGMGYSLMGATNLDQEVWSVVPVAPQTNGAMVEFSVGTDAGSSFYRMVGVLDF, from the coding sequence ATGAGACGATGGATCTACAGTGGTGTGTTTGCACTGGTTGGCCTGTTGGCATGGGCCGATGCCGGGGCATTGCATCTCTCCGATCTCGGTCGCTCCGACCTGGCCGATCTTGGTGTGGGCTTGCCGGAGCTTCGCCGCGCGAAACGCATGAACGTCCGTTCGCTGGACGGCCCAAGCCGCACGGGCGAGGTGCTGGTGAAATTCCATGGGCGGGAGCAGGTGCTGGCCTTCATCGTTGATGCGGGGGAGGTGGGGCAGGTGGTTGCCCTTGCTTCATCGCGTGGCGACGTGGCATTTGCCGAGCCCAACCGGAAACTGCACCGGCAATTTGTTCCCTCCGATCCGTTGCTGGGCAACCAGTGGCATCACGACACGATCGGCAGCGCCGATGCCTGGAATTGGGGGACGGGTTCGGCCGGCGTGAAGGTGGCCATTGTGGATGTGCCCTTCAATCTTTCGCATCCGGATTTGGCGGCCAATACCATGAACGGATGGGATGTGGTGAACGATGCTCCGGTCTATTCCGGCAATGCCGACCATGCATCGATGGCGGCTGGTCTGGCGGCAGGCGTGCTGGACAACGCAACCGGCATTGCCGGTGCGGGCAACTGTACGCTGGTGCCGGTCAATTGCGCCATTGGTTCGGATTCCGACATCGTATACATGGATGCGGCGATCCGTTGGGCGGCCGACAACGGCATCCGCGTGGTGAACCTAAGCTGGACGGGCGCCGACAGCCCGGTGTTGAACCTCGCGGCGGAATACCACCGCGCAACCACCGACGGCGTTGTGGTGATGGCGGGGGTGAATGGATCCGGCTATCTCGACTATACGAACCAGCCCTGCATCGTTGCCGTGTCGATGACCGACAGCGACGATGAACTCCAATCGCACTATGGCCCGCACATTGATTTTTGCGCACCGGGCTACCAAGTCTATGCAACGACCGCCCATGGTTATGCCTCCGGCAGTGGTACGAGCTATGCCGCTCCGTTGGTGAGCGGCATCCTGGCGACACTCTTTTCAATCAGTCCTTCGCTCTCTGCCGACGATGCGCTCGCCATCCTCAAGGCATCGGCAAAGGATCTTGGGCCGACGGGGTGGGATCAGTCGTTTGGTTGGGGGCGCGTGGATTTTGGTGCGGCGGCGTGGCTGGCGGCGGCGACTGCGGGAAGCATCCCCGATTTAGGAATGCAGCAGGTTGAAGGCACCCTGTCGGGGCTCAAGGTTTCCGGAGCATATCAACCGGGGATGGGTTATTCATTGATGGGCGCAACAAATCTGGATCAAGAGGTTTGGTCGGTGGTTCCGGTTGCGCCGCAGACCAACGGGGCGATGGTGGAATTTTCAGTAGGAACGGATGCGGGCTCGTCGTTTTATCGGATGGTTGGAGTACTGGATTTCTGA
- a CDS encoding rhodanese-like domain-containing protein: MKPKMKMVRWLGLAGLLALGAEAVSPAELDALLQSSTKVTLIDVRDESMFRHGHIPNAINVPERVLALKKLPPLGFVVVYGQGFGEDLSGAVDILNEKPGIKAEALDGGYAAWQTRKGRTTQATGFQKEALNVITYQNLQDLDTTDEVVLVDLRKEPEPEATSGIQARQADALPAPTLTPLAEKFPGKTVVKSPFEVAGVAGSGHQGRQADAVGREAPLMVLIDNGDGEAQKMARILKANGVHRVVILAGGEKILERDGAAGLQRLGMGSQELEMNNE, encoded by the coding sequence ATGAAACCGAAAATGAAAATGGTTCGATGGTTGGGATTGGCCGGTCTGTTGGCCCTGGGCGCCGAAGCCGTGAGTCCGGCGGAGCTTGATGCGTTGCTGCAAAGCAGCACGAAGGTGACGCTGATCGATGTGCGCGACGAGTCGATGTTTCGGCATGGGCATATTCCGAACGCCATCAATGTTCCCGAGCGGGTGCTGGCACTCAAGAAGCTACCGCCGCTGGGCTTTGTTGTGGTCTACGGGCAGGGGTTTGGAGAAGACCTTTCCGGGGCGGTGGACATTCTGAACGAAAAGCCGGGCATCAAGGCCGAGGCGCTCGATGGAGGCTATGCGGCCTGGCAGACGCGCAAGGGCAGAACGACGCAGGCCACGGGGTTTCAGAAGGAAGCGCTGAACGTCATTACCTACCAAAACCTGCAGGATCTCGATACGACCGACGAAGTGGTGTTGGTGGATCTGCGGAAAGAGCCGGAGCCGGAAGCGACCTCGGGGATCCAGGCCCGGCAAGCCGATGCGCTTCCTGCGCCGACCTTAACCCCGCTTGCGGAAAAGTTTCCGGGAAAGACGGTGGTGAAGTCCCCGTTCGAGGTGGCCGGCGTTGCCGGTTCCGGTCACCAGGGCCGCCAAGCGGATGCCGTGGGGAGGGAAGCCCCCTTGATGGTGCTGATCGACAATGGCGATGGCGAGGCGCAGAAAATGGCGCGCATCCTGAAAGCCAACGGTGTCCACCGGGTTGTGATCCTGGCCGGTGGTGAAAAAATCCTTGAGCGGGATGGCGCAGCCGGCCTGCAACGGTTGGGCATGGGTTCGCAAGAGCTGGAGATGAACAATGAATAG
- a CDS encoding formylglycine-generating enzyme family protein, translated as MKTKWMLAGLMLVVGTTAHAVVTVGNTVAAQAPGTKAVTIGYDVSSDFSSTVTISLKAFNGEDEVALASLSGDVGAGVATGAGKTIVWDAGADWYDRHSAGLKFLVLADDGQNTTPIPVAGTVVVPAGTTTGTDPDFGPINLTMPISLYVDETETTKAVWDLVYDWAVTNDYEFDNPGSGITNSHPVTTVNWYDCVKWCNARSELEGLQPCYTNGGGIYKSGNEVPGLDEGATGYRLPTIEEWEYAARAGSANRFPWGNQITHDEANYVSAAGNSYDTSSTRGFHPDHGSAWPLTFAPGKFAPNAFGLYAVAGNVAEWCWDEEIADGSRHQRGGSWIDGAEYARCGSGFSQFPSQGDIYSGFRTVRDAGVSVSGTAVTQVDARDYTLAVVSLAGAPTPSAGFHVHAWGSSATCSVDPVVVVSNTVYVLKGWTGSGSIPAEGTAATTGLIPLTDPVSTIVWNWVADNDQDDLPNDWELEYYGSETGVVASADTDGDGYTAAQEFMLGTDPSDGLSHLNLTIEPTEAGTVVVSCSTKLRRTYTIEYSDSLITPSWKPLTVLGGTGDIEAYEDTAGIPTRYYRIQVQSAVGTTTFAWRLRTDADGDEMPNDWELEFFGSEIGMVASADADGDGYTNLDEFRLGSDPTNAASHLNLAVSGSGSGTALISSSTAYGRIYVIEYTDSLVAPDWRLLGGYAGTGVPVQFEDTSSMPNRYYRMRVVIPEGVEL; from the coding sequence ATGAAAACAAAATGGATGCTGGCGGGTTTAATGTTGGTTGTCGGAACAACGGCGCATGCGGTCGTTACCGTGGGGAACACGGTTGCCGCGCAGGCGCCCGGGACAAAGGCGGTAACCATTGGCTATGATGTTTCGAGCGACTTTTCAAGCACGGTGACCATTTCGCTTAAGGCGTTCAACGGCGAGGACGAAGTTGCACTCGCCTCCCTTTCCGGGGATGTCGGGGCCGGGGTGGCCACGGGGGCCGGCAAAACCATCGTTTGGGATGCCGGGGCCGATTGGTACGACCGGCATTCCGCAGGGCTCAAGTTTTTGGTACTGGCCGACGATGGGCAAAACACCACTCCCATACCGGTGGCCGGAACGGTGGTTGTTCCTGCCGGCACAACGACCGGTACGGATCCGGATTTCGGGCCAATCAACCTAACGATGCCCATCAGTCTTTATGTGGATGAAACCGAAACCACCAAGGCGGTTTGGGATCTCGTCTATGACTGGGCCGTAACCAACGACTATGAATTCGACAATCCGGGATCGGGCATCACGAACAGTCATCCGGTCACCACGGTGAACTGGTACGACTGCGTCAAGTGGTGCAACGCCCGCAGCGAGCTGGAAGGGTTGCAGCCTTGCTATACCAATGGCGGCGGCATCTACAAAAGCGGCAACGAGGTTCCCGGCCTGGATGAAGGGGCAACCGGTTATCGGTTGCCGACGATTGAGGAATGGGAATATGCCGCGCGTGCCGGTTCCGCAAACCGGTTCCCTTGGGGCAATCAGATTACGCACGATGAAGCCAACTATGTTAGTGCTGCCGGAAATTCCTACGACACGAGCTCCACTCGCGGATTCCACCCCGACCATGGATCGGCCTGGCCGCTCACTTTTGCCCCGGGCAAGTTTGCCCCCAACGCCTTTGGGCTATATGCGGTTGCCGGCAACGTGGCCGAGTGGTGCTGGGATGAGGAGATTGCCGACGGCAGCCGCCACCAGCGCGGCGGCAGCTGGATCGATGGTGCGGAGTACGCTCGTTGCGGTAGCGGATTTTCACAATTCCCGTCGCAAGGCGACATCTACAGTGGTTTCCGCACGGTGCGCGATGCAGGGGTTTCCGTTTCCGGCACGGCGGTCACGCAGGTGGATGCGCGCGACTACACCCTGGCGGTGGTCTCGCTTGCCGGGGCACCGACGCCATCGGCCGGCTTCCATGTCCACGCGTGGGGCTCTTCGGCCACCTGCTCGGTGGATCCGGTCGTGGTGGTTTCCAACACGGTCTATGTCCTGAAGGGCTGGACGGGCAGCGGATCCATCCCGGCAGAGGGTACGGCCGCGACCACCGGTTTGATCCCCTTGACCGATCCCGTCTCCACCATCGTCTGGAACTGGGTCGCCGACAACGACCAGGACGACCTGCCGAACGATTGGGAACTGGAATACTATGGTTCCGAAACCGGCGTGGTGGCCTCGGCCGACACGGACGGCGATGGCTATACCGCCGCCCAGGAATTCATGCTCGGAACCGATCCGTCCGACGGCCTCTCGCATCTCAACCTGACCATCGAGCCGACGGAGGCCGGAACGGTCGTGGTTTCCTGTTCAACGAAGCTGCGGCGCACATACACCATCGAGTATAGCGATTCCCTGATTACTCCGAGCTGGAAACCCCTCACGGTGTTGGGCGGCACGGGCGATATCGAGGCCTATGAAGACACGGCCGGAATCCCGACCCGCTACTATCGGATCCAGGTGCAGTCCGCCGTTGGCACCACCACCTTTGCGTGGCGGTTGAGAACCGATGCGGACGGCGACGAGATGCCGAATGATTGGGAGCTGGAATTCTTTGGGTCGGAAATCGGTATGGTGGCATCGGCCGATGCGGACGGTGATGGCTATACGAACCTCGATGAATTCCGGCTGGGTTCCGATCCAACCAACGCCGCCTCGCACCTCAACCTTGCGGTGTCCGGTTCCGGCAGTGGCACGGCCCTCATTTCCAGTTCAACGGCATACGGGCGGATCTATGTCATAGAATACACCGATTCGCTCGTCGCGCCCGACTGGCGCCTGCTCGGCGGCTATGCAGGCACCGGTGTTCCGGTGCAATTCGAGGACACCTCGTCCATGCCCAATCGCTACTACCGCATGCGGGTGGTCATTCCGGAAGGCGTCGAGTTGTAG
- a CDS encoding TolB-like translocation protein, producing MKRYSTVKRMAGSMRSYATRSLVVLGVLALLNTALAQQQFQGVCSRVKIEILQELSLERIGFLATLEVTNNDGVDSITDFSAQLTFTDPSDPDGDVENNASDWFFVRAPEMENINNITGQGIIAPTQKAVVRWFIVPKPGAGGEDPAGKRYRVGCSLSAKFQGEYFPDDVLFAVPDMITVQPQPLLDIAYFQPRDVQGDDPFTETVEAPIPFILGVLVRNVGYGQAKNVMIRSEQPRIVENEQSLLLVPRLLGVRVMDSPLDRTSLTVNIGNLAPGTARKAAWDMITTLSGEFVEFKATYTHAPEFGGEETSLITNLVAHFIAKEVLNDAAGRDDVLDFLADTDRDDNMIPDALYESEGQILPVNHIVNAALGSPPGPGQALVEVDSDRTDWCYMRLDDPRQAKLPIDSVVRGDGKVVNTNNYWTNVRYRKTDNARLAYLNIFDLCNLGSNTYTVTYGAVPADTNPPVTTIEFAGEMVNSGTNYYITDETQMFFLSTDDSPVSIEYSITNAPFQPAYPFWIREAGEYNVRFFATDSANNVEDTNEVRLIVNGAPADVQQFDKDEESVLLTGDALSIRPGSTRISFAASDSPLVTDAQVDVFRGIIAWTTVSNVPCSPNALDSATLYVGGEYVDYYKYRLDGGGWSSQRMVAEPISLSGLGDGVHTVDVLGRPRYGSYPPESEAVGVSWEVDSSANPVQVFGAPATPTRLDHATLMAGGTGVTDYRWRIDEDYFHAIEPVATPFSVEKLVPGLHAVDVRGQIGGVLEETNVFHSVSWLVDPLLGHGYDAADLVRSVTFSNVGSSVTDWIWDGKNGSGSDVLPGWYTVRLTLVNELSQTNFATMLVQVEDLYAEGEVLAAADRGPATPYARGRWMVWQDQSDGSPEIFARDLLATNGVPRQLTVGDFTQKNPKTDGHYAVWQGRRSDSSWDLYMADLDNTGAVVQVTSSLGRDEINPDIEWPWIVFQSKSTSSPDDPWQLHAINLAEGGTNVVLLPGIEDQLYPDIDDGRVVWADWRDSGPGEIYYMDLERGDWFRVTDNIYGQYNPVLMNQWIVWQDNRHSQVELYGYDLLRQAEIRLTDTAENEAFPFLDGGWVCCQEDSLGVGQVNLRLIHLSNLAAIPLTRSEGAKRFHSVNGRKLTWLEGGAVQSAELPAIQAVFRNMNAVPVTQSVADQAADAYTLLERWNSAVGVTEISRFTSIVPTLVQETAMWSSGATGDNFALVEGDFLWIRFGDAYVADMGAATQASVDLQVGVNVVSLTDFPQPCTAHRLMRGLGLGNVRALRMLDPASGRWFAAEVRQGKLLGYDFAIPASAVLLVDMQQAVNDWRPE from the coding sequence ATGAAAAGGTATTCAACAGTCAAGAGGATGGCCGGTTCAATGAGGTCATATGCAACCAGGAGTCTGGTCGTGCTCGGTGTTCTTGCCTTGTTGAACACGGCGCTGGCGCAACAGCAGTTCCAGGGCGTGTGCTCGCGGGTGAAGATCGAGATTCTCCAGGAGCTTTCGTTGGAGCGCATCGGCTTTTTGGCCACGCTCGAGGTGACGAACAACGACGGCGTTGATTCGATCACCGATTTTTCGGCGCAGCTCACCTTCACCGATCCGTCCGATCCGGACGGGGATGTGGAAAACAACGCCTCGGACTGGTTCTTCGTGCGCGCCCCGGAGATGGAAAACATCAACAACATCACGGGGCAGGGCATCATTGCCCCGACGCAGAAGGCGGTGGTGCGCTGGTTCATCGTTCCGAAGCCCGGCGCGGGCGGCGAGGATCCGGCGGGCAAGCGCTACCGCGTGGGTTGCTCGCTCTCGGCCAAGTTCCAGGGGGAATATTTCCCGGACGACGTGCTCTTCGCCGTGCCGGACATGATTACGGTGCAGCCGCAACCGCTGCTGGACATCGCCTATTTCCAGCCGCGCGACGTGCAGGGCGACGATCCCTTCACCGAAACCGTCGAGGCGCCCATTCCGTTCATCCTTGGCGTACTGGTGCGCAACGTCGGCTACGGCCAGGCGAAAAACGTGATGATCCGTTCGGAGCAGCCGCGGATCGTGGAAAACGAGCAGAGCCTGCTGCTGGTGCCGCGCCTGCTGGGGGTGCGCGTGATGGACTCGCCGCTCGACCGCACGAGCCTGACGGTGAACATTGGCAACCTCGCGCCGGGCACCGCGCGCAAGGCGGCGTGGGATATGATTACGACGCTCTCCGGCGAGTTTGTCGAGTTCAAGGCCACCTACACGCACGCGCCGGAGTTCGGTGGCGAGGAGACCTCGCTGATCACCAACCTGGTGGCGCACTTTATTGCCAAGGAGGTGCTCAACGATGCCGCCGGTCGCGACGACGTGCTCGACTTCCTGGCCGACACCGACCGCGACGACAATATGATTCCCGACGCGCTCTATGAGAGCGAGGGGCAGATCCTGCCGGTCAACCACATTGTCAACGCGGCGCTCGGCTCCCCCCCGGGGCCGGGGCAGGCCTTGGTGGAGGTCGATTCCGACCGCACCGACTGGTGCTACATGCGCCTCGACGATCCGCGGCAGGCCAAGCTGCCGATCGACTCGGTGGTGCGCGGCGACGGCAAGGTGGTCAACACAAACAACTATTGGACGAACGTGCGCTACCGCAAGACCGACAACGCGCGGCTGGCCTACCTCAATATTTTCGACCTGTGCAACTTGGGGTCGAACACCTATACCGTGACCTATGGCGCGGTTCCGGCCGACACCAACCCGCCGGTCACGACCATCGAGTTTGCCGGCGAAATGGTCAACTCGGGGACGAACTACTACATTACCGACGAAACCCAGATGTTCTTCCTTTCGACGGACGACAGTCCGGTGAGCATTGAATACTCCATCACCAACGCGCCGTTCCAACCGGCCTATCCGTTCTGGATCCGCGAGGCGGGCGAATACAACGTGCGCTTCTTCGCGACCGATTCGGCCAACAATGTGGAGGATACCAACGAAGTGCGCCTGATCGTGAACGGCGCCCCGGCCGACGTGCAGCAGTTCGACAAGGATGAGGAGAGCGTGCTGCTCACCGGCGATGCGCTTTCGATCCGCCCGGGCTCCACCCGCATCTCCTTCGCAGCCTCCGACAGCCCACTCGTAACCGATGCCCAGGTCGATGTTTTCCGCGGCATCATCGCCTGGACCACGGTCAGCAATGTGCCGTGTTCGCCCAATGCGCTGGATTCGGCCACGCTTTACGTGGGCGGCGAATATGTCGATTACTACAAGTATCGGCTCGATGGCGGTGGCTGGTCTTCGCAGCGAATGGTTGCGGAACCGATTAGTCTGTCCGGGCTGGGCGATGGCGTTCATACGGTCGATGTGCTTGGCCGACCAAGATACGGAAGCTATCCTCCGGAATCCGAGGCCGTCGGTGTGTCGTGGGAGGTGGACTCCTCGGCCAATCCGGTGCAGGTGTTCGGTGCGCCGGCCACCCCGACGCGGCTCGACCATGCAACCCTGATGGCCGGAGGCACCGGCGTGACCGACTATCGCTGGCGCATCGACGAGGACTATTTCCATGCCATCGAGCCGGTCGCCACTCCGTTCTCGGTGGAAAAACTGGTGCCCGGGTTGCATGCCGTGGATGTGCGCGGCCAGATTGGCGGCGTGCTGGAGGAGACCAATGTGTTCCATTCGGTAAGCTGGCTGGTCGATCCGTTGCTGGGCCATGGCTACGATGCCGCCGACCTGGTGCGGTCGGTTACCTTCAGCAATGTGGGGTCGAGCGTCACGGATTGGATCTGGGACGGCAAGAACGGAAGCGGTTCGGACGTGCTGCCGGGCTGGTACACGGTTCGGTTGACGCTGGTGAACGAACTCTCGCAGACCAATTTTGCCACCATGCTGGTTCAGGTGGAAGACCTCTATGCCGAGGGCGAGGTGCTCGCCGCCGCCGACCGCGGGCCGGCCACGCCCTATGCCCGCGGACGCTGGATGGTCTGGCAGGATCAGAGCGATGGCTCGCCGGAAATCTTTGCGCGCGACCTGCTGGCCACCAACGGCGTTCCGCGCCAGCTGACGGTCGGCGACTTCACGCAGAAGAACCCGAAGACGGATGGCCACTACGCCGTCTGGCAGGGCCGCCGCAGCGACAGCAGCTGGGATCTCTACATGGCCGACCTCGATAACACCGGCGCGGTGGTGCAGGTGACCTCCTCGCTCGGAAGGGATGAAATCAATCCCGACATCGAATGGCCGTGGATCGTCTTCCAATCGAAATCGACCAGCAGTCCGGACGATCCCTGGCAACTGCATGCGATCAACCTGGCCGAGGGCGGAACGAATGTGGTGTTGCTGCCGGGCATCGAAGACCAGCTCTATCCGGACATCGACGACGGGCGCGTGGTCTGGGCCGACTGGCGCGACTCCGGGCCGGGCGAGATCTATTACATGGATCTGGAGCGGGGCGACTGGTTCCGCGTGACCGACAACATCTATGGCCAATACAATCCCGTGCTGATGAACCAGTGGATCGTCTGGCAGGACAACCGCCACTCGCAGGTTGAACTCTATGGCTACGACCTGTTGCGGCAGGCCGAGATCCGCCTTACCGACACGGCGGAAAACGAAGCCTTCCCGTTCCTTGACGGCGGGTGGGTTTGCTGCCAGGAGGATTCGCTCGGGGTGGGGCAAGTCAACCTCCGCCTGATCCACCTTTCGAATCTGGCGGCGATTCCGCTGACGCGTTCGGAAGGGGCGAAGCGTTTCCACTCGGTCAACGGACGCAAGTTGACGTGGTTGGAGGGCGGCGCGGTGCAGAGCGCGGAACTCCCGGCCATCCAGGCGGTCTTCCGCAACATGAACGCCGTGCCGGTCACGCAGTCGGTCGCCGATCAGGCCGCCGATGCGTACACCTTGCTTGAACGGTGGAACAGCGCGGTCGGCGTAACGGAAATCAGTCGCTTCACCTCGATCGTGCCGACCCTGGTGCAGGAAACGGCAATGTGGAGCAGCGGTGCCACCGGCGACAACTTTGCTTTGGTGGAAGGCGATTTCCTCTGGATCCGGTTCGGCGATGCCTACGTGGCGGACATGGGCGCGGCGACGCAGGCATCCGTTGATCTTCAGGTGGGTGTGAACGTGGTTAGCTTAACCGATTTCCCGCAACCCTGCACGGCGCACCGGTTGATGCGCGGGCTGGGGCTCGGCAACGTGCGGGCACTGCGCATGCTCGATCCCGCATCCGGCCGCTGGTTTGCCGCGGAGGTGCGGCAGGGCAAGCTGCTGGGTTATGATTTTGCAATTCCCGCTTCGGCCGTATTGCTGGTGGATATGCAGCAGGCCGTCAATGATTGGAGGCCGGAATGA